The region AAAGCGTTGTCGTGTTCGGGTTGGGTCCGATCGGTATTTGGGCGGCGCAATTCGCTCGCCTTTGCGGAGCGCGTCCCGTTATTGGCGTGGATTTGATGGCGCACCGACGCGCCTTAGCCGAACACATCAAGGCAGTGGATGCGGCGTTGGATGGTGCTGCCCCTGACCTTGCCGACCAAATTGCTCGGTGGACAAAAGGTCGGATGGCGGATATCGTCTTTGAGGTGACGGGCAACGCCCAAGCGATTTTGGATGAAGTGAAAGTCGTGCGGCGGCAAGGGCGCCTCATCATTTTGAGCAGCCCGCGCGGCAAGACGCCGTTTGACTTCCACGATTGGTGCAATTGGACGAGCATCAGCATCATCGGGGCACACACCAGTTCGCACCCGCCCCACGAAAACCCCGATGACCCTTGGACGCGGGAGCGCAACACGGAGTTGTTTTTTGAATTGGTGCGGCGGGGCGAAGTGGCGACGACGGAGTTAGTGACCCATCGGTTCCGATGGCAGGAAGCGCCTCGCGCTTACGAACTGCTGATGACCGAACGAGGGCAAACAGGCATCGTGCTGCTGGATTGGCGATAAAGGCGATGCCCTCACCGCTGTCACAAAATCTCCAGCGAGCGGAATGCCAAGGCGGCTGCACCTAAAAGGCCGGCGTTGGAGCCGAGGGCAGCAGGTAAAATCGGTGTCGTTGTGGCGGTAGGAAGCGCCCGACGGCGCACCTCCCAGCGCAATGGTTCCAACAGACACTCCCCTGCCGCCGCGACACCTCCCCCGATCAGGACAAGTTCAGGGTTGAGCAGGTTAAGGATGCCTGCCAACGCAACGCCCAAGTATCTACCTGCCTCAGCCAAGATAAACCGCGCCAAGGGGTCACCTTGTTGGGCTGCGACGGCAACCTGCTCGGCGGTAATTTCTTCAGGCGCTTTTGGGGCTATCTGACTCTGCACACCCCGAGCGGTGAACTCGCGTGCTCGTTGGGCGATGGCGGGTCCAGACACGAAAAGTTCCACGCAACCGTAACCGCCGCAACCGCATCGGGGACCGTCGGGGTTAACGGGCACATGCCCCAGTTCACCTGCAGCGAAATTCGCCCCGCGCCAGAGGGACCCGTTGAGGATAATTGCTCCTCCAACGCCCGTGCCGACGGTGATGTAAATGAGGTGGCGTGTCCCTTTGCCCGCACCGAAA is a window of bacterium HR17 DNA encoding:
- the glcK_1 gene encoding Glucokinase yields the protein MARYALAIDLGGTKVAAGVVGEDGTVLAQATRPTEAAKGGDWVLNRVKEAALEALDASRLPPDALVGVGMGTPGVVDATTGVMLSEAVNIPDWKGRNLKAELEQVLHLPAFVDNDANVAALGEWIFGAGKGTRHLIYITVGTGVGGAIILNGSLWRGANFAAGELGHVPVNPDGPRCGCGGYGCVELFVSGPAIAQRAREFTARGVQSQIAPKAPEEITAEQVAVAAQQGDPLARFILAEAGRYLGVALAGILNLLNPELVLIGGGVAAAGECLLEPLRWEVRRRALPTATTTPILPAALGSNAGLLGAAALAFRSLEIL
- the adh gene encoding Alcohol dehydrogenase, with amino-acid sequence MVQTWTVMCEAPKQVVVKEEALPALGAGMFLVRGKFSAISTGTELTLVTADFPPDSVWARLARYPLKLGYSHMGEVVAVGDGVDKVQVGDRVVGWKPHSQFVVYRQDEFCVKVPEGVADEDAALFALAIIALNGVRRAKVQLGESVVVFGLGPIGIWAAQFARLCGARPVIGVDLMAHRRALAEHIKAVDAALDGAAPDLADQIARWTKGRMADIVFEVTGNAQAILDEVKVVRRQGRLIILSSPRGKTPFDFHDWCNWTSISIIGAHTSSHPPHENPDDPWTRERNTELFFELVRRGEVATTELVTHRFRWQEAPRAYELLMTERGQTGIVLLDWR